One genomic window of Brachionichthys hirsutus isolate HB-005 chromosome 22, CSIRO-AGI_Bhir_v1, whole genome shotgun sequence includes the following:
- the pmch gene encoding pro-MCH, with protein sequence MISLHSVLYALVLFSEMTSRSAAAMPATAMEDNTAGRGGLDWIPRDDPMAGFAVVPPVYRRNHVPDNSVRDEDGSRKIIIVSDMGLKGIHGLDSAFTRSLPLLPGQGLSSIPSEHSLRIDRRDTDIDVLRCMVGRVFRPCWEVQP encoded by the exons ATGATTTCTCTTCATTCTGTCCTGTATGCTCTTGTGCTGTTCTCCGAGATGACCAGTCGCTCCGCCGCTGCCATGCCTGCAACTGCAATGGAAGACAATACAGCAGGTCGAGGTGGCCTGGACTGGATACCGAGAGACGACCCCATGGCTGGTTTTGCTGTGGTCCCTCCTGTGTACAGGAGAAACCATGTGCCGGACAACAGCGTGAGGGATGAAGACGGAAGTCGTAAAATCATTATTGTCTCA GACATGGGGCTGAAAGGTATTCATGGGCTGGACTCGGCATTCACCCGCAGCCTTCCACTGCTCCCAGGCCAAGGCTTGAGCAGCATTCCCTCTGAGCACAGTTTGAGGATTGATCGCAGGGACACCGACATCGACG TGCTGCGGTGTATGGTGGGAAGAGTATTCCGACCTTGCTGGGAAGTTCAACCCTGA
- the parpbp gene encoding PCNA-interacting partner, with the protein MEASAERLKAMVKVFRRECHRVSPSERTTIHGAGDMLMTLQLAMAEVNKQHGGEFKVALSDVLMAWKHLLLDKLHLLPHRFARMENYDLILEAYKSFLKRSNAMDVVDILSTYKQLRLAASDPEEPVSPNQLFEFLSGDREVSQFPDSSVPSTPSSTGRACSSQVKRAVRRVFCSYLSLLVNSKNDMALALTLDVPGRALGRQAFTDLKHAAQNNNTSLFLAVTSFVRAIQLGGKGYAPAESDPLRKHIKGLSDFVQFMDNLEEILGEIPDPSGCGAKLMAAIRAALVKGRSSGDAVCVAAEETTKELKERIWQLHQIQKLAANGSGTGISPARPKVYAINHATAYGGRETVKVLMALLDEEALTPLRLNKADLLSEDQPAIGGSEGSSVLTLFRSPEVPTGCSPEPLRSRVQSRLDLLKPKAKRRVIRSQFACTYKDEELPLNRVLEFPSTSQIPTCVHPAPKRILSVDEEWSLGVEETSTAKPTLGRPNKEPTNMQQGAALKQRSGNGQNSAAGSGNRKKTGTQNQKKRKQVDSDKLGGSENEPPKKKQSSVPVNVPGKTVSKASTKKLIAGQLKLTSFFRC; encoded by the exons ATGGAGGCTTCAGCAGAGCGCCTGAAGGCGATGGTTAAAGTCTTCAGGAGGGAGTGCCACAGGGTTTCACCCTCTGAGAGGACCACCATTCACGGTGCTGGTGACATGCTGATGACACTGCAGCTGGCAATGGCAGAGGTTAATAAGCAG CACGGCGGAGAGTTCAAAGTGGCTCTGAGTGATGTTCTGATGGCCTGGAAACACTTACTGTTGGACAAACTTCACCTGCTGCCCCACCGCTTTGCACGCATGGAGAACTATGATCTCATCCTCGAGGCGTACAAATCCTTCCTGAAGCGTTCCAACGCCATGGACGTGGTCGACATCCTGTCCACGTACAAACAGCTGAGACTAGCGGCCTCGGACCCAGAGGAGCCCGTGAGCCCG AACCAGCTTTTTGAGTTCTTATCTGGTGACCGTGAGGTCTCACAGTTCCCAGACTCCTCTGTCCCATCAACGCCATCTAGCACAGGCCGAGCCTGCAGTTCACAG GTGAAACGGGCCGTTAGAAGGGTTTTCTGCTCCTATCTGAGTTTGCTTGTGAACTCCAAGAACGACATGGCCCTGGCATTAACCCTTGATGTCCCGGGTCGCGCTCTGGGACGCCAggcatttacagatttaaagcACGCTGCGCAAAACAACAATACTTCTCTCTTCTTG GCCGTCACTTCTTTTGTGAGGGCCATCCAACTGGGAGGGAAGGGCTACGCTCCAGCAGAGTCTGACCCACTGAGGAAACATATCAAAGGCCTGTCTGATTTTGTCCAGTTCATGGACAACCTGGAGGAAATTCTGGGGGAGATTCCTGACCCGAG CGGGTGCGGAGCCAAGCTGATGGCTGCCATCAGGGCGGCGCTGGTGAAGGGGCGCAGCAGCGGCGATGCGGTGTGCGTTGCAGCCGAAGAGACGACGAAGGAGCTCAAGGAGCGGATCTGGCAGCTCCACCAGATCCAGAAACTGGCCGCCAATGGAAGCGGGACTGGGATCAGCCCGGCCAGG CCGAAGGTGTACGCAATCAATCACGCCACAGCGTACGGAGGTCGGGAAACTGTGAAGGTGCTGATGGCTCTTCTTGACGAAGAAGCTTTGACTCCGTTGCGTCTGAACAAGGCTGATCTGCTGTCCGAGGACCAGCCTGCCATCGGGGGAAGCGAGGGATCCAGCGTCCTCACGTTGTTCAG ATCGCCTGAAGTGCCCACTGGATGTTCTCCAGAACCTCTAAGGAGCAGAGTACAGAGCCGGCTAGATCTGCTCAAACCGAAG GCCAAACGCAGAGTCATCCGATCCCAGTTTGCCTGCACATACAAAGATGAAGAACTGCCCCTCAACCGTGTGCTGGAATTCCCCAGCACCAGCCAGATCCCTACCTGTGTCCACCCAGCACCGAAAAGAATTCTCTCCGTGGATGAGGAGTGGAGCTTGGGCGTAGAGGAGACAAGCACAG CAAAGCCTACCCTTGGACGTCCAAATAAGGAGCCGACCAATATGCAGCAGGGGGCTGCTCTTAAGCAAAGAAGTGGAAATGGGCAAAACAGTGCAGCAGGTTCAggcaacagaaagaaaactgGCACCCAGAAtcaaaagaagaggaagcaggtGGATTCTGACAAATTGGGAGGATCAGAGAACGAGCCTCCGAAGAAGAAACAGTCCAGCGTCCCCGTCAATGTCCCCGGCAAGACGGTCAGCAAGGCCTCCACTAAGAAGCTGATAGCTGGCCAGTTAAAGCTGACCAGCTTCTTCAGATGTTAA
- the nup37 gene encoding nucleoporin Nup37 — protein sequence MHEDSSHSPTYTVACEDYVHVVEFSPFSSGTTASLLAYGGNQYVAVGTCLFQEEDMETEGVEFNVLRVFHHELSVDTLAWSPESRLDGIPLIRFCTAASDRKLRLLTSDLQDRHEVKVMAGHTSYINHLVFEPTEGKQIASVSDDHTCRVWDLDGSEISTLRLRSPGISVCWHPQEAFKLMVAEKKGTIRFYDLVTQQAILSLDCGQSPLMSADWCFTNTIKVGAVAGNDWLIWDITRSSYPQEKRPAHIDKARIFKWSRANENLFATTGCPGKICSQLLIHHLGHPQPLMVGSAAVGSGLSWHRTLPLCAIGGDRKLCFWMTEM from the exons ATGCATGAGGACTCGAGTCACAGTCCCACCTACACGGTGGCTTGTGAGGACTATGTCCATGTTGTTGAGTTCAGCCCATTCAGCTCTGGAACCACCGCCTCTCTCCTGGCCTACGGTGGGAACCAGTATGTGGCCGTGGGCACCTGCCTGTTCCAG GAAGAGGATATGGAGACTGAAGGAGTTGAATTTAATGTTCTGCGAGTTTTCCATCATGAATTAAGCGTTGACACTCTTGCCTGGAGCCCGGAGTCCCGACTGGACGGGATACCTCTAATCAG ATTTTGCACTGCTGCGTCTGACCGGAAACTACGCCTGCTGACTTCTGATCTTCAGGATAGGCATGAAGTCAAG GTGATGGCGGGCCACACTAGCTACATTAACCATTTGGTGTTCGAGCCTACCGAAGGGAAACAAATTGCTTCCGTCAGTGACGACCACACTTGCAG GGTGTGGGACCTGGACGGGAGTGAGATCAGCACCCTCAGGCTGCGCTCTCCCGGCATCAGTGTGTGCTGGCACCCGCAGGAGGCTTTTAAG TTAATGGTGGCAGAGAAGAAGGGAACCATTCGCTTCTATGACCTGGTGACCCAACAGGCCATCCTGTCACTGGACTGTGGCCAATCGCCGCTCATGTCGGCCGACTGGTGCTTCACGAACACGATCAAAGTCGGCGCCGTGGCGGGCAACGACTGGCTCATCTGGGACATCACTCGCTCCAG TTACCCTCAAGAAAAAAGGCCGGCGCACATAGATAAAGCGCGGATATTCAA GTGGTCTCGAGCCAACGAGAACCTCTTCGCCACCACCGGATGTCCAGGAAAGATCTGCAGTCAGTTGCTCATCCACCATCTCGGCCATCCGCAG CCGCTGATGGTCGGCTCTGCCGCAGTAGGATCGGGCCTCAGCTGGCACCGGACGCTCCCGCTTTGTGCCATCGGAGGCGACAGGAAGCTTTGCTTTTGGATGACTGAAATGTAG
- the th2 gene encoding tyrosine hydroxylase 2 encodes MYIILLLVGFQLNSIHLNRSYSLKSWTSVKVQHPILDSCYHSAVPWFPNDIQDLDRFANQILSYGSELDADHPMDLEVQAAPFDGKKQSLIEDARKERSSGSTGSPGPTRTRHDSVSEGKEARGSLSVLFTLSNDTNGGFFKIGEIFETFKARLLHIESRLGRKSEDGTADLEFLMKCDVHSSDLEVFINSLKGVADDVCSVPEEKVPWFPRQIRDLDRCNTLNTKFDPNINQEHPGYGDPEYRKRRAFISDLAFTYKQGAPLPIIDYTAEEISTWRQIYQQLRSLYPDTACKQFLDGLQQLEKECGYGEDNVPQLRDVSAFLKERTGFQLRPVDGLLSPRDFLNSLAFRVFPCTQYIRHSSAPMHSPEPDCCHELLGHVPMLADKAFAQFSQEIGLASLGASDEDIEKLSTVYWYSVEYGLCKQDGNVRVYGAALLSSSGELVYALSNKPEHKQFNPEEMAVQVCQYDTYHPLYFVAENFEDATLKLGKYSATIKRPFSLRYDPYTGSVEVLDQPVKLQKVLSQMREELKTLHGALENLGSS; translated from the exons ATGTACATTATTTTACTGTTAGTGGGTTTTCAGCTCAACAGCATCCACCTCAACCGCTCTTACTCTTTAAAGTCTTGGACATCAGTCAAGGTGCAGCACCCCATTTTAGACAGCTGTTATCATTCTGCAGTGCCATGGTTCCCTAACGACATCCAGGACTTGGATCGCTTTGCCAACCAGATCCTCAGTTATGGCTCTGAACTTGATGCTGATCACCCG aTGGACCTTGAAGTGCAGGCGGCGCCGTTCGACGGGAAGAAGCAGAGCCTCATCGAGGATGCGCGCAAGGAGCGCAGCAGCGGCTCCACGGGCTCTCCGGGGCCCACGAGGACCCGACACGACTCCGTGTCTGAGGGGAAAGAAGCCAGGGGTAGCCTGAGCGTCCTATTCACCCTCAGCAATGATACAAACGGGGGATTCTTCAAGATTGGTGAAATCTTTGAG ACATTTAAAGCCAGACTTCTCCACATCGAAAGCCGACTGGGGAGGAAGTCAGAGGACGGCACAGCCGATCTGGAGTTCCTCATGAAGTGTGACGTTCACAGCTCTGACCTGGAGGTTTTCATCAACTCACTGAAGGGAGTCGCTGACGATGTTTGCTCCGTACCGGAGGAAAAAG TCCCCTGGTTCCCCAGACAGATAAGAGACCTCGACAGATGCAACACACTAAATACCAAATTTGATCCTAACATCAACCAGGAGCATCCA GGTTACGGCGATCCAGAGTACAGAAAGAGACGGGCTTTCATCTCTGATCTTGCCTTCACATACAAACA AGGTGCCCCGTTGCCTATCATTGACTACACCGCAGAAGAAATCTCCACATG GAGGCAGATCTATCAGCAGCTGCGGAGCCTTTATCCCGACACGGCCTGCAAGCAGTTCCTGGacggcctgcagcagctggagaaggagtGCGGCTACGGAGAGGACAACGTCCCTCAACTCAGAGACGTTTCTGCCTTCCTGAAAG AGCGAACTGGTTTCCAGCTGCGTCCAGTAGACGGCCTGCTGTCGCCCAGAGACTTCCTCAACAGTTTGGCCTTCAGGGTGTTCCCGTGCACTCAGTACATCCGTCACTCTTCAGCTCCGATGCACTCCCCTGAGCC AGACTGCTGCCACGAATTGCTCGGCCATGTTCCCATGCTGGCTGATAAAGCATTTGCCCAGTTTTCGCAG GAGATTGGACTCGCCTCCCTCGGAGCCTCAGATGAAGACATCGAGAAACTGTCGACG GTATACTGGTACTCCGTGGAGTATGGGCTCTGCAAGCAGGATGGCAACGTGAGAGTTTACGGGGCTGCACTCCTGTCCTCTTCTGGAGAACTTGTT TATGCTCTGTCTAATAAGCCAGAACATAAGCAGTTCAACCCGGAGGAGATGGCGGTGCAGGTGTGTCAGTACGACACTTACCACCCGCTTTACTTCGTGGCGGAGAACTTCGAGGATGCAACGCTGAAATTGGG GAAATACTCTGCGACCATTAAGCGTCCATTTTCGCTCCGCTACGACCCATATACCGGCAGCGTGGAGGTTTTGGATCAGCCCGTCAAGCTCCAAAAGGTCTTGAGCCAGATGAGAGAAGAGCTGAAGACCCTTCACGGTGCCTTGGAGAATCTTGGCTCATCTTAA